The proteins below come from a single Gimesia alba genomic window:
- a CDS encoding response regulator transcription factor, producing the protein MQTRIMIVDDHPIVREGYVHLIARRKDLQTCAQAGSKAEAIQQISENTPDLVIVDISLTDGSGLELIKDIKAQFPGIKILAVSMHDESLFAERSIRAGALGFVNKQQAPEQLIKAIDQVIQGKVYLSPEVTERMICRSIGSDNYSDQSPIESLSDRELEVFEQIGNGETTRQIANKLNLSSKTIETYRENIKHKLNLGNATELTRHAIQWVLENE; encoded by the coding sequence TTGCAAACGCGAATCATGATTGTGGATGATCATCCGATTGTCCGTGAGGGGTACGTCCATCTCATTGCCAGACGGAAGGACTTACAAACCTGTGCACAGGCAGGAAGTAAAGCCGAAGCCATTCAGCAGATCTCAGAGAATACACCGGATCTTGTCATTGTGGATATCTCGCTCACAGATGGCAGTGGTTTGGAATTGATCAAAGACATCAAAGCACAATTCCCGGGAATCAAGATCCTGGCTGTCTCGATGCATGATGAATCACTGTTTGCTGAACGATCCATTCGCGCGGGAGCCCTGGGGTTTGTCAATAAACAACAGGCTCCCGAACAACTCATCAAAGCAATCGATCAGGTCATCCAGGGTAAAGTTTATCTAAGCCCTGAGGTCACCGAACGGATGATCTGCCGCTCGATCGGTTCCGATAATTATTCGGACCAATCCCCCATTGAAAGTCTCTCTGACCGGGAACTGGAAGTTTTTGAACAAATCGGCAATGGTGAAACGACGCGTCAAATAGCCAACAAACTCAATCTTAGTTCCAAGACCATCGAAACTTACCGGGAAAACATCAAGCACAAGCTCAACCTGGGAAATGCAACCGAGTTAACACGGCATGCGATCCAATGGGTTCTGGAAAATGAATAA